One Candidatus Saccharimonadales bacterium genomic window carries:
- the greA gene encoding transcription elongation factor GreA, translating to MKKLYQITDEGKKELEIELEELKSRRGAIADKIAEARDFGDLSENAEYDSAREEQGLVESRIAEIEDILLNAELIKGGSKTKVSLGSKVELRTGKKTVHYTVVGPVEADPLEGKISNESPIGLALMGKKVGDKAAISTPKGEVEYEIVSIQ from the coding sequence ATGAAAAAGCTATACCAGATCACTGATGAAGGCAAGAAAGAACTTGAGATAGAACTCGAAGAGCTAAAGAGTCGTCGTGGCGCTATTGCTGATAAAATTGCAGAAGCTCGTGATTTTGGTGATTTAAGCGAAAATGCCGAATACGATTCTGCGCGTGAAGAACAAGGACTTGTTGAAAGCCGAATCGCCGAAATCGAGGACATTCTCCTTAACGCCGAACTTATTAAGGGTGGTAGCAAGACTAAAGTTTCCCTTGGAAGCAAAGTTGAACTTCGCACCGGTAAGAAAACCGTGCATTACACAGTAGTTGGCCCTGTTGAGGCCGACCCGCTTGAAGGCAAAATCAGTAACGAATCTCCAATCGGCCTTGCACTTATGGGCAAAAAAGTTGGCGATAAAGCCGCTATCAGCACGCCAAAAGGCGAAGTAGAGTACGAAATCGTCTCTATTCAGTAG
- a CDS encoding aminoacyl--tRNA ligase-related protein gives MRLSQNFTKTSKTIPADEVAKNAQLLIRAGFVYKVMAGVYAYTPLGFKVLENIKKIVREEMNAESGQELIMTNLQPKEVWETTTRWDDEVVDVWFKTKLKDETELGLAWSHEEAIMEMMRSFVQSYKDLPVSVYQFQTKLRNELRAKSGIMRGREFVMKDMYSLHETAEDLDIYYEKIKGAYMRVYDRLGLGDDTYVTFASGGAFTKFSHEFQTICDAGEDILYVHREKNIAVNEEVLDDAVKELGIEKSELERVKSAEVGNIFNFGTEKSEQMNVMFTGSDGKEHPFYLASYGIGITRVMGVIVEKFADEKGIVWPESVAPAKVYLVRIGGEEAISHADQLYDELTAKGIEVMYDDRDERPGAKFADSELMGIPHRVTVSDRLLETSQYECTERKTGVTSLLTREELLGKLS, from the coding sequence ATGAGACTTTCTCAAAATTTTACTAAAACAAGCAAGACTATTCCTGCCGATGAAGTAGCTAAAAATGCTCAGCTGCTCATTCGTGCCGGTTTCGTGTACAAAGTAATGGCCGGTGTGTACGCATATACACCGCTTGGTTTTAAGGTACTCGAAAACATCAAAAAAATCGTCCGCGAGGAAATGAATGCCGAAAGTGGCCAAGAGCTTATTATGACCAATCTTCAGCCCAAAGAAGTATGGGAAACGACGACACGGTGGGATGATGAGGTGGTGGATGTATGGTTTAAAACTAAACTGAAGGACGAAACGGAGCTGGGGCTTGCATGGTCACACGAAGAAGCGATTATGGAGATGATGCGCTCATTCGTGCAGAGTTATAAAGACCTTCCAGTGAGCGTGTATCAGTTCCAAACCAAGCTACGCAACGAGCTAAGGGCAAAAAGTGGTATCATGCGGGGGCGCGAATTCGTCATGAAAGATATGTACTCACTTCATGAGACAGCCGAAGACCTCGATATATACTACGAGAAGATAAAGGGTGCCTATATGCGCGTGTACGACCGCCTGGGGCTTGGTGACGATACGTATGTGACTTTTGCGAGTGGTGGTGCCTTTACTAAGTTCAGTCACGAATTTCAAACCATATGCGATGCCGGCGAAGATATCCTTTATGTTCACCGCGAAAAGAATATCGCTGTAAACGAGGAAGTGCTCGACGATGCCGTGAAAGAACTAGGCATTGAAAAGAGTGAACTTGAGCGGGTAAAGAGTGCCGAGGTAGGAAATATCTTCAACTTTGGCACTGAAAAGTCCGAGCAAATGAACGTTATGTTTACTGGAAGCGATGGCAAAGAACATCCCTTTTATTTAGCGTCGTACGGCATTGGAATCACTCGTGTCATGGGCGTCATCGTTGAAAAATTTGCCGATGAAAAGGGAATCGTATGGCCTGAGAGTGTCGCTCCAGCAAAGGTGTATCTTGTTCGCATAGGCGGTGAAGAGGCGATTAGCCACGCAGACCAGCTATACGATGAGCTCACAGCCAAAGGCATCGAAGTCATGTATGATGATCGTGATGAACGCCCCGGGGCAAAATTTGCTGATAGTGAGCTAATGGGTATACCCCATCGTGTAACAGTGAGCGATCGTCTTCTAGAGACATCTCAGTACGAATGTACAGAGCGAAAAACAGGGGTGACATCGCTGTTGACACGCGAAGAACTGCTTGGTAAACTTAGTTGA
- a CDS encoding type II CAAX endopeptidase family protein gives MLENSSNSLRRTLLPHKWQKVVGLLLWVAVGFAVAQAILTLVALALNSIGVPLRAVNPAILQTIFAALVYVLTLAVVLGVPWWVRKSRTDQKEIGLTRLPSWLDIGLAPAGFVIYLIVTAALTAVATSLIPGFDAAQTQETGFANLAYRYEYIMAFVTLVVLAPMAEEILFRGYLFGKLRKYIPAWAAILLTSALFGLVHGQWNVGIDVFALSLVLCTLREITGSIWAGILLHMMKNALAFYLLFINPSLLNIMGG, from the coding sequence ATGTTGGAAAACTCTTCAAATAGTCTTCGGCGCACACTTCTTCCTCACAAGTGGCAAAAAGTGGTGGGGTTATTGCTGTGGGTGGCGGTGGGATTTGCGGTGGCTCAGGCAATTCTTACTCTGGTGGCACTTGCCCTTAATAGTATAGGAGTACCCTTAAGGGCTGTAAATCCGGCTATCCTTCAAACGATATTCGCGGCTCTTGTCTATGTTCTTACTTTGGCGGTGGTTCTTGGGGTACCTTGGTGGGTGCGAAAGTCCCGTACCGATCAAAAGGAAATCGGCCTGACCCGGCTTCCTAGCTGGCTCGATATCGGTCTCGCGCCGGCAGGTTTCGTTATCTATCTCATCGTTACCGCTGCTTTGACGGCTGTGGCGACCTCTCTCATTCCCGGTTTTGATGCCGCACAGACGCAAGAGACTGGCTTTGCCAATCTGGCATATCGGTACGAATATATCATGGCATTTGTCACTCTCGTAGTTCTAGCGCCTATGGCCGAAGAAATTCTCTTCAGGGGATATCTTTTTGGGAAACTTCGTAAATATATTCCAGCCTGGGCGGCGATACTCCTTACAAGTGCCTTATTTGGCCTTGTTCATGGCCAGTGGAACGTCGGCATTGACGTATTTGCCCTTAGTCTTGTACTGTGTACACTGCGTGAGATTACCGGAAGTATTTGGGCCGGTATATTGCTTCATATGATGAAAAATGCTCTGGCATTCTACCTCCTCTTTATTAATCCGTCACTTTTGAATATAATGGGAGGGTAA
- a CDS encoding M50 family metallopeptidase: MELAFGIILGLLILVFLVVIHELGHAIAARRNGVVVEEFGIGFPPKAWAKKLKNGILFTINWLPLGGFVRLKGEHDAANKKGDYGAATYWQKTRILLAGVAINWLVAAGILTILAWVGLPKILSNQFSIPGDTTIIKQPVEITYVAKDSPADKADLKAGDKVLRFAGEPVPTAEALSAQTKAKKGQEVEIIYSRNGVEGSATVELRNDNQNEQGYLGVGSGQREQIQASWSAPIVGVVTTAQFTGVTFAGLGDLLVNLVKGVVLQISPDQATRENAHQSLQTVSNSVAGPIGILGTIFPAAEQAGPVQLAFLTAIISLTLAVMNILPIPALDGGRWFIMTIFRLLKKPLTKEREERIQATGFMILMMLVVLVTIADVGKLFK; the protein is encoded by the coding sequence ATGGAACTGGCGTTCGGTATTATCTTAGGGCTTTTAATTTTAGTATTTTTGGTGGTTATCCACGAGCTTGGACACGCGATCGCGGCGCGCCGCAACGGAGTTGTGGTTGAAGAATTCGGAATCGGTTTTCCGCCTAAAGCTTGGGCTAAAAAGTTAAAAAATGGCATACTTTTTACAATTAACTGGTTGCCACTGGGTGGGTTTGTCCGCCTTAAAGGCGAGCATGATGCAGCAAACAAAAAAGGTGATTATGGCGCCGCGACATATTGGCAAAAAACGCGAATCCTTCTTGCCGGAGTCGCCATCAACTGGCTTGTAGCGGCAGGTATCCTTACTATTTTGGCTTGGGTAGGGCTGCCGAAAATTCTTTCAAACCAGTTTTCAATCCCTGGCGATACGACTATTATAAAACAGCCCGTAGAGATCACTTACGTAGCTAAAGACTCGCCTGCGGATAAGGCTGATTTGAAAGCAGGTGATAAAGTCCTTCGGTTTGCAGGTGAACCCGTTCCGACAGCCGAGGCTCTTTCGGCTCAAACGAAAGCTAAAAAAGGCCAGGAAGTAGAAATAATTTATTCACGCAATGGTGTTGAGGGTAGCGCGACGGTTGAATTGCGGAATGATAATCAAAACGAGCAAGGCTACCTTGGCGTCGGTTCTGGCCAGCGCGAGCAAATTCAGGCAAGTTGGTCCGCTCCTATTGTAGGCGTTGTCACGACGGCCCAGTTTACGGGCGTTACATTTGCCGGTCTAGGAGATTTGCTCGTCAATCTAGTAAAAGGAGTAGTGCTTCAAATAAGTCCCGATCAGGCGACGCGTGAAAATGCTCACCAGAGCCTTCAGACAGTAAGTAATAGTGTTGCAGGTCCGATTGGAATTTTGGGTACGATCTTTCCTGCGGCGGAGCAGGCCGGTCCTGTCCAGCTTGCATTCCTTACGGCCATCATTTCTTTAACGTTGGCGGTAATGAACATTTTGCCAATTCCTGCTCTTGATGGTGGACGCTGGTTTATCATGACTATTTTCCGATTGCTCAAAAAGCCGCTCACAAAAGAGCGTGAAGAGCGTATCCAAGCCACAGGCTTTATGATATTAATGATGTTAGTAGTATTGGTAACGATTGCGGATGTTGGAAAACTCTTCAAATAG
- the uppS gene encoding polyprenyl diphosphate synthase, translating into MADPVPRHIGYVVDGNRRWAKKHGLPGYEGHMAGYNTIQDVVLETFNRGVEYVSAYIFSTENWKRSEQEVSKLMTLVLKLLTSDLRILEENNIRLKILGSRENVSDKIIKAIDDAEERTKSNTKGTLAICFNYGGHLEIADAVKKIVQSKTKPEAITPDMIAANLYVPEVPPVDVVVRTSGEQRLSNFMLWRAAYSEFIFLDKLWPDMTKEDVTAILKEYSRRNRRFGG; encoded by the coding sequence ATGGCCGATCCCGTCCCTAGACATATCGGATACGTCGTTGACGGAAATCGACGATGGGCCAAAAAGCATGGTCTTCCTGGCTATGAAGGCCATATGGCCGGATACAATACAATTCAAGATGTTGTCCTTGAAACGTTTAATAGGGGAGTAGAGTACGTCTCGGCCTATATTTTTAGTACGGAAAACTGGAAGCGTAGCGAGCAAGAAGTAAGTAAATTAATGACGCTCGTGTTAAAGCTCCTAACTTCCGATCTTCGCATACTCGAAGAAAATAACATTCGTCTTAAAATTTTGGGCTCCCGCGAAAACGTGAGTGACAAGATTATAAAAGCGATCGACGACGCCGAAGAACGAACGAAAAGCAATACAAAAGGGACGCTGGCAATCTGTTTTAACTATGGCGGTCATCTCGAAATAGCCGATGCGGTTAAAAAAATTGTTCAATCTAAGACTAAGCCAGAAGCCATTACACCCGATATGATTGCAGCTAACTTGTATGTGCCCGAAGTGCCTCCAGTAGACGTAGTGGTGCGGACAAGCGGGGAACAGCGTCTTTCCAACTTTATGCTTTGGCGAGCTGCCTATAGTGAGTTTATTTTTCTTGATAAACTCTGGCCCGACATGACAAAAGAAGACGTAACCGCTATACTAAAAGAATATTCACGACGTAACCGACGATTTGGAGGATAG
- the frr gene encoding ribosome recycling factor → MFNTKSYEEKMNSALMHFEEELKKVRTGRAHPGMLDGIKVEVYSTAMPLNQVANITAPEAQMLLVTPFDPGNIAAISAAIRADQTLGFNPSDDGRLVRVPVPSLTEERRKLLVKQTSEKVEEARIALRGVRQDALKDAKRKKDDKELSEDDVKRIEKEIDGLMTDFQSKIDATFKAKEKDILTI, encoded by the coding sequence ATGTTCAACACGAAGTCTTATGAAGAAAAAATGAATAGTGCCTTAATGCATTTTGAAGAGGAATTAAAAAAAGTTCGCACAGGGCGGGCGCATCCGGGTATGCTCGATGGCATAAAAGTTGAAGTGTACAGTACGGCGATGCCGCTTAATCAAGTGGCAAATATTACTGCCCCTGAAGCCCAAATGCTTCTCGTAACGCCATTTGATCCGGGTAATATCGCGGCGATTTCTGCCGCCATTCGCGCCGATCAAACCCTCGGTTTTAATCCAAGCGACGATGGCCGGCTTGTTCGCGTGCCGGTACCGTCTCTAACTGAAGAGCGCCGCAAGCTCCTAGTGAAGCAAACGAGTGAGAAGGTAGAAGAAGCTCGTATCGCGCTTCGTGGTGTTCGCCAGGATGCACTTAAAGACGCTAAACGTAAAAAAGATGACAAAGAGCTCTCTGAAGACGATGTCAAACGCATTGAAAAAGAAATCGACGGACTTATGACTGACTTCCAGAGCAAGATTGATGCTACGTTCAAAGCCAAAGAGAAGGACATCCTCACAATCTAA
- a CDS encoding translation elongation factor Ts yields the protein MAVSIEDIRKLKELTGVGLTDAKAALVEADGNFDKALEAMRKKGLTKAEKKGDRETREGIIDSYVHSGRIGVVVEVNCETDFVARLDDFKKVAHEIAMQIAAMNPKYVTEADIPAEEMERVRQEAEDRVKAEGKPAEIAEKIVEGQVKKHFAEQVLMSQGFILEDGKTVEQYIKENIAKLGENIVIRQFKRIELGVNE from the coding sequence ATGGCTGTTTCTATCGAAGATATCCGTAAGTTGAAAGAATTAACAGGCGTTGGTCTTACTGATGCTAAGGCGGCTCTTGTTGAAGCAGATGGTAATTTCGACAAAGCTCTTGAAGCGATGCGCAAAAAAGGTCTTACAAAGGCTGAGAAAAAAGGTGACCGCGAAACACGTGAAGGCATCATTGATAGCTACGTTCACAGTGGTCGTATCGGTGTGGTTGTGGAAGTAAACTGCGAAACTGACTTTGTGGCACGTCTTGATGATTTCAAGAAGGTTGCTCACGAAATCGCAATGCAAATTGCTGCTATGAACCCTAAGTACGTTACCGAAGCTGACATTCCAGCAGAAGAAATGGAGCGGGTAAGGCAAGAAGCCGAAGATCGCGTAAAAGCAGAGGGTAAACCCGCCGAAATCGCCGAGAAGATCGTTGAGGGTCAGGTGAAGAAGCATTTTGCCGAGCAAGTGCTCATGAGCCAGGGCTTCATCCTTGAAGATGGCAAGACAGTCGAGCAATATATTAAAGAAAATATTGCAAAACTGGGTGAGAACATCGTTATTCGTCAGTTCAAGCGCATCGAGCTTGGCGTCAACGAATAA
- the rpsB gene encoding 30S ribosomal protein S2 — MAVSVDIKALLEAGVHFGHKTSRWHPKMAKYIHSKRQDSHIIDLTKTVEGLEAVLPVITKVAAGGKQVLFVGTKKQAKDIVKAAAEQVNQPYVTERWIGGMLTNVATVTAQIKKLKDLERRMATGDLEKRYNKLEVQRFQEEIDELNLKYGGIKDLNGKPGIVIVLDVIADANAVREAKKIGIPVVGLVDTNADPDMVDYVIPANDDAIKGLQLLLDYFSAAVAEGAGAVKKEEK; from the coding sequence ATGGCAGTATCTGTCGATATTAAAGCTCTGCTCGAAGCAGGTGTTCACTTTGGACACAAAACGAGCCGTTGGCATCCTAAAATGGCGAAATACATCCACAGTAAGCGTCAGGATAGCCATATTATTGACCTAACCAAAACGGTTGAAGGTCTTGAAGCCGTGCTTCCTGTGATTACCAAAGTGGCCGCAGGTGGTAAGCAAGTACTTTTTGTTGGTACAAAAAAGCAAGCTAAGGATATTGTTAAGGCCGCGGCCGAGCAGGTAAATCAGCCGTATGTTACCGAGCGCTGGATCGGCGGTATGTTGACCAACGTTGCTACTGTGACTGCTCAAATCAAGAAGCTCAAAGACCTTGAGCGTCGCATGGCAACAGGTGACCTCGAGAAGCGCTATAACAAGCTTGAAGTACAGCGTTTCCAGGAAGAAATCGACGAACTTAACCTTAAATATGGTGGTATCAAAGACCTTAATGGCAAGCCAGGGATAGTTATTGTTCTTGACGTTATCGCTGATGCGAATGCGGTTCGCGAAGCTAAGAAAATTGGTATCCCTGTAGTCGGTCTTGTAGACACTAACGCCGACCCTGATATGGTTGATTATGTTATCCCTGCGAACGACGATGCAATCAAAGGACTTCAGTTGCTCCTCGATTACTTCAGCGCGGCTGTTGCCGAGGGCGCCGGAGCAGTAAAGAAAGAGGAGAAATAA